In Desulfobacter hydrogenophilus, the genomic stretch GGGGGGCATTGTTGAGAAAGCGATGCCCATGGACGTTTCCAATCTTATGCTGATGTGTAATTCCTGTATAAAACCGACCCGTATCGGAATCAAGCAGCTTGAAGATGGAAAACGGGTAAGAGTCTGTAAAAAATGTAATCAGCAGATAGACTCATAACACCTAAAGCCGGAGAAAATAAATGACTACGCTTAAGGAAAAGTATACCAACGAAGTGGTTCCCGCACTGACGGATGAGTTTAAATACACCAATCAGTGTCAAGTACCGAAGTTGGACAAAATTGTACTGAATATGGGGCTTGGCGAGGCGGTCAGAAACCCGAAAATAGTTGAAACAGCAGCCCAAGAGCTGGGGTTGATTGCAGGACAGAAAGCCGTAATTACGCGCGCAAAAAAACCCATTGCAAATTTTAAATTGCGGGCGGATCTTCCCATTGGCTGCAAAGTGACGCTTAGACGGGAAAAGATGTATGACTTTCTTGATAGACTAATCAACATCGCACTTCCCCGTGTAAGGGATTTTAGAGGAATTTCAGGAAAAGCATTTGATGGCCGTGGCAATTACAGCTTAGGTATCACTGAGCACATCATTTTTCCAGAAATTGATTATGATAAGA encodes the following:
- the rplE gene encoding 50S ribosomal protein L5 — its product is MTTLKEKYTNEVVPALTDEFKYTNQCQVPKLDKIVLNMGLGEAVRNPKIVETAAQELGLIAGQKAVITRAKKPIANFKLRADLPIGCKVTLRREKMYDFLDRLINIALPRVRDFRGISGKAFDGRGNYSLGITEHIIFPEIDYDKTDAIKGLNVTVVTTAQTDEEGKSFLKLMGMPFKN
- the rplX gene encoding 50S ribosomal protein L24 — its product is MRIKKDDKVKVLTGKDKGKIGKVLKVAKKTNRIVVENINMVKVHQRPSQENPQGGIVEKAMPMDVSNLMLMCNSCIKPTRIGIKQLEDGKRVRVCKKCNQQIDS